A genomic region of Mesorhizobium sp. NZP2077 contains the following coding sequences:
- a CDS encoding RES family NAD+ phosphorylase, whose translation MSKRRCCPECFDDRGLREQIFPFLGPEHGTCSFCGTPDVDLLEPLALAPFFGLVVNVYERSENGKSLAEWMKGDWQLFSHPAMDVAHAKELLAEILDDGEIVRASFVPSPSYKSEGLVQWETLRDEMMYRNRWFLDMSLDTDRLRQLLDHLPAADLPRKWFRARIRAGDEIYEIDKMGAPPKRLASHGRANPAGIPYLYLGSMPETAAAEIRPHTGEVACVADFTIPEIQAVDLRNPRKLVSPFILEDAGAIGQLRADLPFLERLGEELTRPVLPSGAAIDYIPSQYLCEFIKKSGFDGVVYRSSVSDGINLALFDPTKAQGGGVSIYNVDRVSVQVSQAVEPGAGRRTRSGDG comes from the coding sequence ATGTCCAAACGGCGATGCTGCCCGGAATGCTTCGACGATCGCGGCCTTCGTGAGCAGATCTTCCCATTCCTTGGTCCTGAGCACGGCACCTGCAGTTTCTGCGGCACGCCCGACGTTGACCTCCTCGAGCCGCTGGCGCTGGCACCCTTTTTCGGGCTGGTCGTTAACGTCTATGAGCGAAGCGAGAACGGCAAGTCGCTCGCCGAGTGGATGAAGGGGGACTGGCAGCTGTTCTCACATCCAGCTATGGACGTCGCGCACGCCAAGGAGTTGCTCGCCGAGATACTCGACGACGGCGAGATTGTGCGCGCGTCGTTCGTGCCATCGCCCAGCTACAAAAGCGAAGGGCTGGTGCAGTGGGAGACGCTGCGCGACGAGATGATGTACCGGAATCGTTGGTTCCTGGACATGAGCCTTGATACTGACCGCTTGCGCCAGCTCCTCGACCATCTCCCGGCCGCAGATCTGCCACGGAAATGGTTTCGCGCCAGGATTCGCGCCGGCGATGAAATCTATGAAATCGACAAGATGGGCGCGCCACCCAAGCGCCTGGCGTCGCACGGTCGCGCCAATCCGGCAGGCATCCCGTATCTTTACCTGGGATCAATGCCAGAGACGGCGGCCGCAGAAATTCGACCCCATACAGGCGAGGTCGCCTGTGTCGCGGACTTCACAATTCCGGAAATCCAGGCTGTCGATCTGCGCAATCCGCGCAAGCTTGTGTCTCCCTTCATCCTCGAAGATGCCGGCGCCATCGGCCAGCTGCGCGCAGATCTGCCGTTTCTTGAGCGACTCGGTGAGGAGCTGACCCGACCCGTGCTGCCGTCGGGCGCCGCGATCGATTACATCCCCAGCCAGTATCTTTGCGAATTCATCAAAAAGAGCGGCTTCGACGGTGTTGTTTATCGCAGCTCAGTCAGTGACGGCATCAACTTGGCTCTGTTCGACCCCACCAAAGCCCAAGGCGGCGGCGTTTCCATATACAACGTCGACCGAGTCTCTGTTCAAGTCTCGCAAGCCGTAGAACCAGGCGCGGGCAGGAGAACACGAAGCGGCGACGGATAA
- a CDS encoding N-acetyltransferase: MTQQLTDPAVGLVSFQKALADGEIFPEHCKLDPDLYVLLDQPAGSPRFTYARIQKDGTVTAIAILAVAEPMQGLPCFQLGYAVPEQCRNQGRAKEVVTAALAELKHGFANANVHTFFVEAVVGADNPVSQAVAAATISNQPEAGIDKFAEVPVLQYVRKFEPTAV, translated from the coding sequence ATGACGCAACAGCTAACCGACCCTGCCGTTGGACTGGTATCGTTCCAGAAAGCCCTTGCAGATGGGGAGATTTTTCCTGAGCACTGCAAACTAGACCCTGATCTTTACGTGTTGCTAGATCAGCCCGCTGGGAGTCCTCGGTTCACTTACGCGCGCATCCAAAAAGATGGCACGGTAACAGCAATCGCCATCTTGGCGGTGGCTGAGCCTATGCAAGGGCTCCCGTGTTTCCAGCTCGGATACGCTGTTCCCGAGCAATGTCGAAACCAAGGACGCGCGAAAGAGGTGGTCACAGCAGCCCTTGCAGAGCTCAAGCATGGCTTTGCCAATGCAAACGTCCACACATTCTTTGTGGAGGCTGTCGTCGGTGCCGACAATCCAGTCTCGCAAGCAGTAGCCGCAGCGACGATCTCAAACCAGCCGGAAGCTGGCATCGACAAATTTGCTGAAGTGCCAGTGCTGCAATATGTGCGCAAATTCGAACCAACTGCCGTCTAA
- a CDS encoding PhzF family phenazine biosynthesis protein, with product MPNLPFFTIDVFTGTRFGGNPLAVVIGGDALDDGTMQAIAAEFNLSETTFVLAPADPNNVSPPRPYLQPNEIPGIVRVQIERDANGAPVGDAIDASPTVDYRRNGCT from the coding sequence ATGCCAAATTTGCCGTTCTTCACGATCGACGTGTTCACCGGCACTCGCTTCGGCGGCAATCCTCTCGCCGTCGTAATCGGCGGCGATGCGCTGGATGATGGGACGATGCAGGCGATAGCTGCTGAATTCAATCTAAGCGAGACGACCTTTGTCTTGGCGCCTGCCGACCCAAATAATGTCAGCCCGCCGCGTCCGTATCTTCAACCGAACGAGATTCCCGGGATTGTGCGCGTTCAGATCGAGCGCGATGCCAATGGCGCACCGGTCGGCGACGCTATCGATGCCTCCCCAACCGTTGACTATCGGAGAAACGGTTGCACTTGA
- a CDS encoding transposase, with product MSHVTLLTGPERRRRWREEDQFRILAAAFAPGATVAAVARQYDVATSLIYKWRRTLRARETGFAEVVVVPDEPVAASVPAAAPAVIELEIAGKVRLRIPLTTPPTLAAAMVKALGVS from the coding sequence ATGAGCCATGTGACGTTATTGACCGGACCGGAGCGTCGTCGTCGTTGGCGTGAAGAGGATCAGTTCCGGATACTGGCCGCGGCATTCGCGCCCGGGGCCACGGTGGCAGCGGTAGCGCGTCAGTACGATGTCGCGACCAGCCTGATCTATAAGTGGCGCCGAACGCTGAGAGCCCGCGAGACAGGCTTTGCGGAAGTTGTCGTGGTTCCCGATGAGCCTGTCGCCGCTTCGGTGCCGGCGGCGGCCCCAGCGGTGATCGAGCTGGAGATCGCCGGCAAGGTGCGGCTGCGGATTCCGCTGACCACACCGCCGACACTCGCGGCGGCGATGGTGAAGGCGCTGGGCGTTTCATGA
- a CDS encoding SOS response-associated peptidase, with protein MCGRYTRYLSWSEIHRLYRLTAPAEVGRNDAPRYNIAPTDEVPFITAGDDGNHRLRTGRWWLVPFWAKEMPKAAMFNARIEGVDTTPAFRDAFKSRRCLIPADGYYEWTISPADGKKDPWFIFQPDHAPFSFAGLWAYNSNLEITSCTIITEPSAAPVNQIHDRQPLILGPAYYDAWLDPKTPAGDLKDILSQDIDANLQFYRVGREVNAAAINKQPNDYAGLIEPIKLL; from the coding sequence ATGTGCGGTCGCTACACCCGATATCTGTCATGGTCGGAAATCCACCGCCTCTACCGGCTGACGGCGCCCGCTGAGGTCGGCCGCAATGACGCTCCACGCTACAACATAGCGCCTACCGACGAGGTGCCGTTCATCACCGCCGGCGATGACGGCAACCACAGGCTCCGAACCGGCCGCTGGTGGCTGGTGCCTTTCTGGGCGAAGGAAATGCCCAAAGCGGCGATGTTCAATGCTCGGATCGAAGGCGTCGACACGACGCCTGCGTTTCGAGATGCCTTCAAGTCGAGGCGCTGCCTGATCCCAGCCGATGGCTACTATGAATGGACGATATCGCCGGCAGACGGGAAGAAGGATCCATGGTTCATTTTTCAGCCCGATCACGCTCCGTTCTCATTTGCTGGCCTGTGGGCTTACAATTCCAATCTCGAAATCACCAGTTGCACCATCATCACCGAGCCGTCAGCGGCGCCGGTCAATCAGATCCACGACCGCCAGCCGCTCATCCTCGGTCCAGCCTACTACGACGCCTGGCTCGATCCCAAGACGCCAGCCGGCGACCTGAAGGACATCCTCAGTCAGGACATCGACGCGAACCTGCAATTCTACCGCGTCGGCCGGGAGGTCAACGCGGCGGCCATCAACAAGCAGCCCAATGACTACGCAGGGCTGATCGAACCAATCAAGCTGCTATGA
- a CDS encoding sce7726 family protein, translated as MRLLGHTVDVAPCQSHATIGDAFEAAFAVLKTAGMRNEYVYRSALTQKILMGKHSLRTASMLNEFRAGTCKADLVILNGTATVYEIKSERDSLARLANQVQNYQRVFATVNVIASEDHIEGVRQVVPGEVGIMCLSRRYHVSVEREAIDRPDRICPVTVFESLRSAEAAAILKALGFDVPAVPNTQRHGVMRDLFAKLEPAPLHSEMVSTLKRTRSLASLSDLVDQLPASLHAAALSVPVRRSDHGRLVEAVATPLDAAMAWA; from the coding sequence ATGCGCCTGTTGGGCCACACGGTGGACGTGGCGCCCTGTCAAAGCCATGCCACGATCGGCGATGCGTTCGAAGCAGCTTTCGCCGTGCTGAAGACTGCCGGCATGCGCAACGAGTATGTCTACCGTTCGGCACTTACCCAAAAAATATTGATGGGCAAGCACTCGCTGCGCACTGCATCCATGCTGAATGAGTTTCGGGCCGGGACGTGCAAGGCTGATCTCGTGATCCTCAATGGGACCGCCACGGTCTATGAGATCAAGTCGGAGCGGGACTCACTGGCACGGCTGGCGAACCAGGTTCAGAACTACCAGAGGGTCTTCGCGACAGTGAACGTCATCGCGAGCGAAGATCACATAGAGGGCGTGCGCCAGGTCGTCCCCGGCGAGGTTGGGATCATGTGCCTATCCCGGCGCTATCATGTCTCAGTCGAGCGAGAGGCGATCGACCGACCCGATCGCATCTGCCCGGTGACCGTGTTCGAATCGCTCCGGTCGGCAGAGGCGGCGGCAATTCTGAAAGCGCTCGGCTTCGACGTGCCGGCAGTGCCAAACACACAGCGCCATGGCGTCATGCGCGACCTTTTCGCCAAGCTCGAGCCCGCTCCGCTCCACAGCGAGATGGTGAGCACTCTCAAGCGCACCCGCAGTCTTGCGTCGCTCAGCGATCTAGTCGATCAGCTCCCGGCGTCACTTCATGCCGCGGCCCTGTCTGTGCCGGTGCGCCGCTCGGATCATGGCCGGCTCGTCGAAGCCGTGGCGACACCGCTCGATGCGGCGATGGCTTGGGCGTAG
- a CDS encoding adenylate cyclase → MLPFVNMSGDAEQEFFTDGLTEDIITDLSNVSGFFVIARNSTFAYKGKPTDVRHIARDLGVKYVLEGSARRSNKRLRVNVQLINAAEGGNHVWAERFDREIADIFEVQDEVTRRVVEAISGKLGIKNIVVHSRPSNLEAYDLCVRSRGKWNISGSDTTEACADLERAVQIDPNYCEGHSNLAISLLFSWFIWGGPQIPRRAEALMHAQRAVEIDPSDSHARMALGCVHLHERNWDEANFQFDAAIRQNPNNADAVAWSGELQTYLGEPQAALKACAEALRLNPRAPGWYFWIIGAAQISAGYYEEAIISLSREETYGTGSREHLVPALALAGRVPEAQEEARIFLAGNPSWRFADFAANSPFKSPSTAQPFIDGWRLAGLPD, encoded by the coding sequence GTGCTGCCCTTCGTCAATATGAGTGGCGATGCCGAACAGGAATTTTTCACCGACGGGCTGACGGAGGACATCATCACCGATCTGTCGAATGTGTCCGGTTTCTTCGTCATCGCCCGCAACTCCACCTTCGCTTACAAGGGCAAGCCCACCGACGTCCGTCACATAGCTCGCGATCTGGGCGTCAAATATGTTCTCGAGGGCAGCGCTCGACGATCCAACAAACGGTTGCGTGTCAATGTGCAGCTTATCAATGCGGCGGAAGGCGGCAATCACGTATGGGCCGAGCGCTTCGACCGCGAAATCGCCGACATCTTTGAAGTTCAGGACGAGGTCACGCGACGCGTTGTTGAAGCGATTTCTGGCAAGCTTGGTATCAAGAATATTGTTGTCCATTCCCGACCGTCAAATCTCGAAGCCTATGATCTTTGTGTTAGGTCGCGAGGCAAATGGAATATTTCGGGATCAGACACCACTGAGGCGTGTGCTGACTTGGAACGTGCCGTTCAGATCGATCCTAACTACTGCGAGGGGCACAGCAATCTTGCCATCTCACTGTTATTCAGTTGGTTTATTTGGGGAGGCCCACAGATACCTCGTCGCGCAGAGGCTCTAATGCACGCGCAACGAGCGGTAGAAATAGATCCCAGCGACTCTCACGCTCGCATGGCTCTGGGCTGCGTCCATCTCCACGAGCGGAATTGGGATGAAGCGAATTTTCAGTTCGATGCTGCCATTAGGCAAAATCCCAACAATGCAGATGCAGTAGCATGGAGCGGTGAGCTTCAGACCTATTTGGGCGAACCGCAAGCAGCGCTGAAGGCGTGCGCAGAGGCGCTGCGCTTAAATCCTCGCGCTCCCGGTTGGTATTTCTGGATTATTGGAGCGGCTCAGATATCCGCCGGTTACTATGAAGAAGCTATAATATCCTTAAGCCGGGAAGAAACCTACGGGACCGGTTCGAGGGAGCACCTGGTTCCCGCGCTTGCCCTTGCCGGTCGCGTCCCTGAGGCACAGGAGGAGGCACGGATATTTCTTGCAGGAAATCCAAGTTGGAGGTTTGCTGATTTCGCAGCGAACTCGCCTTTCAAGAGCCCGAGCACCGCGCAGCCGTTTATTGATGGCTGGCGTCTGGCAGGCCTGCCGGACTAG
- a CDS encoding metallophosphoesterase, with translation MKLWIWSDLHLEMQEIALPSAAPDGVDAIVCAGDLSYAPDVERHAFDIVHRYGVPVIFVPGNHEFYSNRGARPPRTKPSDHRLMKQAAEASRSWAQPFHVLDDDTAELGGVRFVGGTLWTDFRMYLVNEVGVRRRMQSALAQLADFSRIWLGDGEQLSPQVMLGFHLLTRGFIERQLAIPFDGKTVVVTHHLPHPHCTPAAYVGRESNYLFACSKEAFESILTSDAAPALWVCGHTHHYSDVKVGRTRIVCNPFGYLAVASERDNDFQWDLVIDTEDLT, from the coding sequence ATGAAACTCTGGATCTGGTCCGACCTCCATCTCGAGATGCAGGAAATCGCGCTGCCCTCTGCTGCTCCCGACGGCGTTGATGCGATCGTTTGCGCAGGCGACCTGTCCTATGCTCCCGATGTCGAGCGACACGCCTTCGACATCGTGCATCGATACGGCGTGCCGGTGATCTTCGTGCCGGGCAATCACGAGTTCTACAGCAATCGCGGAGCTCGTCCGCCGCGAACGAAGCCTTCGGATCACCGTCTGATGAAACAGGCGGCCGAGGCGTCGAGGTCCTGGGCGCAGCCGTTTCATGTCCTCGACGACGACACTGCGGAACTCGGCGGCGTGCGGTTTGTCGGCGGCACGTTGTGGACCGATTTCCGAATGTACTTGGTGAACGAGGTCGGCGTTCGGAGGCGGATGCAATCGGCACTCGCTCAATTGGCGGATTTCTCGAGAATCTGGCTTGGCGACGGCGAGCAGCTGTCGCCGCAGGTTATGCTCGGTTTCCACCTGCTGACCCGCGGATTCATCGAGCGCCAGCTGGCGATCCCGTTCGATGGCAAGACGGTTGTCGTCACGCACCATCTGCCTCACCCGCATTGTACACCTGCGGCTTACGTCGGCAGGGAAAGCAACTACCTGTTTGCCTGCAGCAAGGAGGCATTCGAAAGTATCCTGACTTCAGACGCGGCGCCGGCACTCTGGGTCTGCGGCCATACGCATCACTACTCTGACGTCAAGGTTGGCCGAACGCGGATCGTCTGCAATCCGTTTGGGTACCTTGCGGTCGCCAGCGAGCGCGACAACGATTTTCAGTGGGACCTCGTGATCGACACGGAGGACCTGACGTGA
- a CDS encoding adenylate/guanylate cyclase domain-containing protein: MNETRKIAAILVSDVVGYSRLAGADEDRILARLRALRSDLIDPTIAVHRGRVVKRTGDGSLVEFSSVVEAVRCAIEVQNAMLERNAGVPEDRRIEFRIGIHLGDVLQERDGDLMGDGVNIAARLEGICEPGNICLSEQAYWQVKSRLDIAINDRGAVQLKNIADPVRVYSLQVGIPAKARPAASAAALCWRSFRSRSRCPTSPLLPCCPSSI, encoded by the coding sequence ATGAATGAGACCCGCAAAATAGCGGCGATCCTGGTGTCGGATGTGGTCGGCTACAGCCGGCTGGCCGGAGCGGATGAGGATCGCATCTTGGCACGACTGCGGGCGCTGCGCAGCGATCTCATCGATCCAACCATCGCCGTTCATCGTGGTCGCGTCGTCAAGCGCACTGGGGACGGGAGCCTTGTCGAGTTCAGCAGCGTTGTGGAAGCAGTGCGCTGTGCAATCGAAGTGCAGAACGCGATGCTTGAGCGCAATGCCGGAGTGCCGGAGGATCGCCGCATTGAGTTCAGGATCGGCATTCACCTGGGCGACGTCTTGCAAGAGCGCGATGGCGACCTGATGGGCGACGGCGTCAATATCGCCGCCCGCCTAGAAGGCATATGCGAACCAGGCAACATCTGTCTCTCCGAGCAAGCCTATTGGCAGGTTAAGTCAAGGCTCGACATCGCGATCAACGATCGCGGTGCGGTTCAGCTCAAGAATATCGCTGACCCGGTCCGGGTTTATTCGCTACAGGTCGGCATTCCCGCGAAGGCCAGACCCGCGGCATCGGCGGCGGCCCTCTGCTGGAGAAGCTTTCGCAGCCGTTCGCGCTGCCCGACAAGCCCTCTATTGCCGTGCTGCCCTTCGTCAATATGA
- a CDS encoding adenylate/guanylate cyclase domain-containing protein: protein MSEERVQRRLAAILAIDVVGYSRLTERDEVGTLATLKSRRREILQPMISKHQGRIIKLIGDGALIEFGSAVNAVDCAVELQKAMDIANADVAGDRRIVLRAGINLGDVMVEGGDLYGDGVNVAARLETLSEPGGLCISGSVFEQINGKLPHSFVSLGPQSLKNIDRPIQTYRLAGKDGAAAVVSAVELSLPDKPSIVVLPFVNMSADAEQAYFVDGLTEDLITDLSKVPELFVIARNSSFAYKGRSTDTRQIARELGVKYVLEGSARRVADRVRINAQLIDAPAGGHIWADRFDRDLADIFAAQDEVVGKIVEALAGKLAAANLKERYRPTNLKAHDLYIRGRAEWAHSTEAGVAAIPLFERAIALDPNYADAYRWLAMSQCEAWVFRNHPMIPLRQQSMASARKAIELDPENSGTHWVLAFILLVERQWDESAKEFEISLRLNPNDADAWANFGNLKIYEGRGIEAIACIEKALRLNPRPPFWYFWLLGGAQSAAGKYEEAVKTLRNDATYRTESRVKLASILARLGRLEEAREEAQLYLAANPHFRISHWVESQPYRDLALRDMYLEDLRKAGFPE from the coding sequence ATGTCCGAAGAGCGCGTTCAACGCCGCCTTGCTGCCATTCTGGCCATCGACGTGGTTGGCTATAGCCGTCTCACGGAACGCGACGAAGTAGGTACGTTGGCTACGCTCAAATCTCGGCGTCGGGAGATCCTTCAGCCAATGATCTCCAAACATCAGGGTCGCATCATAAAACTGATCGGGGATGGCGCGCTAATAGAGTTCGGAAGCGCAGTCAACGCCGTAGACTGCGCTGTCGAACTGCAGAAAGCTATGGACATCGCGAATGCAGATGTGGCCGGAGACCGACGCATTGTATTGCGTGCTGGAATTAATCTTGGCGATGTGATGGTGGAGGGCGGCGATCTCTACGGGGACGGAGTCAACGTCGCGGCTCGGCTCGAGACTCTTTCGGAGCCCGGGGGATTGTGCATCTCGGGAAGTGTCTTCGAGCAGATCAACGGCAAGCTCCCACATTCATTCGTTTCGTTGGGCCCGCAGTCTCTCAAAAACATCGATCGACCTATCCAAACCTATCGGCTCGCGGGAAAGGATGGAGCCGCGGCGGTAGTCTCCGCCGTTGAACTTTCTCTTCCCGACAAGCCGTCAATAGTCGTCCTCCCATTTGTGAATATGAGTGCTGACGCCGAGCAGGCATATTTCGTCGATGGATTGACGGAGGACCTGATTACAGACCTCTCCAAAGTGCCCGAGCTTTTCGTCATCGCCCGGAACTCATCCTTTGCCTATAAGGGTAGATCGACAGATACCCGCCAGATTGCTCGCGAACTAGGCGTGAAATATGTGTTGGAGGGTAGCGCCCGACGGGTGGCGGACCGCGTGCGGATCAATGCCCAGCTCATCGATGCACCCGCCGGTGGGCACATCTGGGCGGATCGCTTCGACCGGGACCTTGCCGATATCTTCGCGGCGCAAGATGAAGTCGTCGGCAAGATTGTGGAGGCGCTCGCCGGCAAGTTGGCCGCGGCAAACCTGAAGGAGCGCTATAGGCCAACGAACCTGAAGGCCCATGATCTCTATATACGGGGGCGGGCTGAATGGGCGCACTCCACGGAGGCGGGCGTTGCGGCCATACCCTTGTTCGAGCGGGCCATCGCGCTCGATCCAAACTACGCGGATGCCTATCGCTGGTTGGCGATGAGTCAGTGCGAGGCCTGGGTCTTTAGGAACCATCCGATGATCCCCCTTCGTCAACAGTCTATGGCGTCGGCAAGAAAGGCGATTGAACTCGATCCCGAAAATTCTGGCACGCATTGGGTGCTCGCGTTCATACTCCTCGTCGAGCGCCAATGGGATGAGTCTGCCAAAGAGTTCGAGATTTCGCTCCGCCTCAATCCGAACGATGCCGATGCTTGGGCAAACTTCGGGAATCTGAAGATCTATGAAGGTCGCGGAATAGAGGCCATCGCCTGCATCGAGAAGGCATTGCGCCTGAACCCGCGCCCGCCGTTCTGGTATTTCTGGTTACTTGGAGGTGCCCAATCCGCGGCCGGCAAGTATGAGGAAGCAGTGAAGACTCTGAGGAATGACGCAACATATCGGACCGAATCCAGGGTTAAATTGGCGTCGATCCTGGCGCGGCTCGGCCGGTTAGAAGAAGCGCGTGAAGAGGCCCAGCTTTATCTGGCAGCAAACCCCCATTTCAGGATTAGCCATTGGGTTGAATCCCAGCCCTATCGCGACCTGGCCTTGCGAGACATGTACCTCGAAGACCTTCGTAAGGCTGGCTTTCCGGAATGA
- a CDS encoding helix-turn-helix domain-containing protein — protein sequence MESFSDTIRMMRVARALLELSQEDLAERAGVGRQTIVRIEAGGKGVAFDVVDRVRTALEKAGVVFLPSTADHGPAIAMRKPDARK from the coding sequence ATGGAGTCCTTTTCCGATACCATCCGGATGATGCGGGTAGCGAGGGCGCTGCTGGAACTCAGCCAGGAAGACCTGGCCGAGCGCGCGGGGGTTGGCCGTCAGACGATCGTCAGGATCGAAGCTGGCGGAAAGGGGGTTGCGTTCGACGTAGTGGACAGGGTTCGAACAGCGCTCGAGAAAGCCGGGGTGGTATTTCTGCCGTCTACTGCCGACCACGGTCCTGCCATTGCGATGCGGAAGCCGGACGCAAGAAAGTGA
- a CDS encoding sce7725 family protein, whose amino-acid sequence MYNPYFRGKQFELITIRETAGLMAGAGFVPIIEPVKEALKGLERTLQTISDAGGRAIVIVNPYHGDHQEDGVGITKVLQADYIGNDAISAGILLRSNTTLAQAIAACEAHKDHNPTFVHAGFTSQKALAEYLGEDLPASQHVFIEEHANTLYRKHFDGSTRVLIRDGFKRLKNAEYAKTPVEEFSELHLTYSSDLNMAGFGDFLVVGDSYSESGGPAYAVAIHLTFIDPDKDDVMYIYHFVSTSNDTPTDPAGKFAQALKKLIDKLNTGNSKLLETDAIKEFRDLHAKGHFPGLGHVKKLAMKHHIETLAGYLG is encoded by the coding sequence ATGTACAATCCTTATTTTCGGGGGAAGCAATTCGAACTGATCACGATCCGGGAGACGGCCGGGCTGATGGCCGGTGCCGGCTTCGTGCCGATCATCGAGCCGGTGAAGGAAGCCCTGAAGGGCCTCGAGAGGACGCTGCAGACGATCAGCGATGCCGGAGGTCGAGCGATCGTAATCGTCAATCCCTATCACGGCGACCATCAGGAAGATGGCGTCGGCATAACCAAAGTGCTGCAGGCCGACTATATCGGCAATGACGCGATCTCTGCTGGCATCCTACTGCGCAGCAACACGACCTTGGCCCAGGCGATAGCCGCCTGTGAAGCTCATAAGGACCACAATCCGACATTTGTGCATGCTGGGTTCACGTCACAGAAGGCGCTGGCCGAATATCTCGGCGAAGACCTGCCGGCTTCGCAGCATGTGTTCATCGAGGAACACGCGAACACGCTCTATCGCAAACATTTCGACGGCAGCACGCGCGTTCTCATACGCGATGGCTTCAAGCGTCTAAAAAATGCTGAATATGCGAAGACCCCTGTCGAGGAATTCTCCGAGCTACACCTCACTTACAGCAGCGATCTGAACATGGCCGGCTTTGGCGATTTCCTGGTCGTGGGGGATAGCTATTCCGAGAGCGGCGGCCCGGCCTATGCGGTTGCGATCCACCTCACCTTCATTGATCCCGACAAGGACGACGTGATGTACATCTATCACTTCGTCTCGACATCGAACGACACGCCTACCGACCCGGCAGGCAAGTTCGCGCAAGCGCTCAAGAAGCTCATCGACAAGCTCAACACCGGAAACTCCAAGCTGCTTGAGACCGATGCGATCAAGGAGTTTCGCGACCTCCATGCGAAGGGCCACTTCCCTGGCCTCGGTCATGTTAAGAAACTCGCGATGAAGCATCATATCGAGACGCTCGCCGGCTATCTGGGCTGA